cttagtttttatttaactcaACTTTTTGCAGGTTctataaatgaattaaaatgttatttgctTAACATAGAAATACCAagaaaatgtacctacttcaTACTTATAATCTTTTATCAGTcaaataaattagaataatatttttcttctaagaaaaacatatacttatgtaattataataaacccATAATTCGTCAGTTATTATACTCAATTTTCAGCCTATAGAAATTCGAGCTCAATCCAGAACACACGTGTTAACGTGTTACGTGAGGAAaaggtaattattaatattaactaatTGAAGCTCCTAATCTCTTATTAGAATATATTGCAGACGATAACGATCTATCGCTTATCATTACCATAATTAGGAGCTCAAATATCAGTATGTCACACAAATGGGCgcattttgcatgaatattacgaATGCCCATAAGCTGTTCATTCTACTCAAATAATGCTCGTAATTGGCCGAATGGCTTGTAATTTTAAACGTGTTGTTAGGGTTGGCAATAATGAATGTAAAATGCAATGTGACGTTTAGAAGCGGTTTTTAGTCGTCTGAAAGTTTCTGACGTCgctaaatataatgttttaaataggtaagtaagtgatatattattatcacctTTCTTAAGGGAGTATCATTTACAAGAGAATATTAAAGTTATTGGAAGTTGGAAGCCCAAACTAAagattactaaatagtttCTACATAACCGAAATTCTCGCAcgtgttaaaaaattaaataaaaagttatgatTAATTTTGTGCCAAATTTTGTGCGGCACGTAATTATTTTACGTAACTAGGTATTTTACTTCATAGGTAACATATGTAATTCAGAATACTTCATGTAGTTTGTATCTTTTTAAaggattttaatttaaagcaaATCCAATTTTCATGACATTTTATATCCAAAACGAGGAAGCtgttatatgaaataataaacaaatatatattacattttttacttttatttatttgtaattgtgttcataaaaaaataaatcataattgcGTAGCAGCCCTACGCCCTATAAGGGTCATGTACTATTGTAAAGACACACGTAGGGTCACGTGCCACTAGTTAGTTGTCATTGTGTGACCTGCGACGTTTTGTGACGATCCAACTAGTTGTATAGCTAATTTTGTACTACATTTGCATGAATAAATCCTTTTACAAAGGGTAATAGGTGATTTAAAGTCAGAATAAtgtaatagtttattaattttatatacatatttatgtaactaTTGTGTAGTAGCAAACGCTGAAGTAAATGAGTTGTAATTTCGAGAACAGTGTGGACTACGTTTACCATGTTTACATAATCAAAcgttcacacacacacatgcacGCACACATAGTCACACCTTATTGCAAAAACACGCACACACACCCACAGTTTTAACGGAAAAAATGcaatctttaaatttatttattcaggtCCAAAGTAAATACCACTAAAAATGTCttcaacttttaaataatcagATCTGTCATAATGCAGGTTGATACAGAAGAAGAAAGGTCTGTCAGCTATCGCCTCCATCGCGAAGCGTTGGTCTGCTGGTTTCGGTTTTAGTTCctctgaaattaaatataataattattaattacagtttaatattagttttatttattttcacttacaatatctatacttatattataaagctgaagtgattgtttgtttgaacgcgctaatatcgAGAACtatactgatccgatttgaaaaattatatatcagtgttagatagcccattcatcgaggaaagctataggctaaGACCAACACGAGCGGAGCAACAcgggtaataaataaaacattaaacaaaacaataaaggaactttgtaaatattagaatgaaaaataaacgAGTGAGTtctaataaagatatttttttaaggaaCAGAAAATTCCATCACGTggcgggaatcgaacccgcgggcttataaagcatttgaatgctataaaactaaatataaattaagtaaagcTTAGAAAGggttatacatttaaaaactacAGATAATTTGAGTGATTCTTCTGATCAAATAGTTCTAAGTCTTTGTCCACTATTTCAtccaatttcaattatttctttatttatatatttatatttatgattttccAACAAAGGTTAcagtctatattattttacatagcTTACAATTGAGTACAATATGGTCTACTGCACCTTAAAAAACAGGAAAATACAACATTACATTAAGTTACATTCAATATgtcaatttgctgaaaaataatatataattttaaactaacttttttatataaaaattattaataattcatgtTCTTTTTGAATGGAGGTGTATTGCAATTCCTTTAAAATGtgatatgattattttatacctTGTGGCGGCTGGCGAAATACCCCCATTTCGTCTACTTGCAGGAAGTTCTTTTGTTTTGCTCTACTCAGGTGGATGTGGTGATTTTGAGCGGTTTCCTTTAATATACTATCGAGTCCGGTGGtgtttttgtcaaaaatagTTTTCAAACCAATCtggaacatatttttaatagaaactTACTAACGAAATAAATTTGCGCTCGGCTTTTGCTATTTTTGGATGCTTTTCTCTGTATATCAGTAACTATATAGTAgaggttttaaaataaataactatttttacACATGCAGTGTAATGTTGCAGCAtacgttttatttaaactatcaCTTGACAAGAAactaaaatccatactaatattataaatgcgaaagtaactctgtctgtctgtctgtctgtttactcaatcacgctttaactactgaaccaatttgcatgaaatttggtatagagatattttgatacccgagaaaggacatagtatagattttatcccggaaatcccacgggaacaggaactatgcaggtttttctttgactgcgcgggcgatgccgcgggaggaaagctagttttatctAAATCTTCAAACAACGATGACGAatgaattaatttgtattatagTCTTACCTTTTTCAACGAATCCATCCAATCAATAGCAGTCTTTATCTTAAATCTCGGTATTTCAACATCAACAAGTTCAAACCGCAttcttcttttaatttttctaaagaAGTCTGGTTTGTCCAAGTTGTTCAGAAAGTCGTTAAGACTTTGCAAGTCAATGGGTATAACGACAGTCATTGATATTCCTGCGCTAGCTAGCTTCATGTTTATTACCTGAAAATGAgcgaaaaatataaagaaaaatatatcttttagATATTCAATTCGTATCAGTCGTTtctagattattttttattgtcaactagctttccatccgcggcttcgcccgctttaaattacatactaaaacttttctcttgaatcactctatctattaaaaaaaaaccgcattaaaatccgttgcgtagttttaaagatttaagcatacatagggacagagaaagcgactttgttttatactatgtagtgatatttacaCAATGTGCATTGTTTCTAAGCGGAATTTTTGTCATatcatgttatttttgtatcaaTAACGTTAACTTATTCATTACGTTTCACTACTTCGCTCTTACTCACTTATGTGCGCTCAcaatatgtacttactttaattttattaaaatcatcgTCAATATAAAGTACAGTTTCAGTTTTACGCATCATTGGCACGGAGGATATTTTACCATTATACTGACGGAATTTGGAGTATTTCGTTTGTCGCAAATCAAATGGAACTTCCAAGGTAacctgaataaaataaaaaattataactaacTTATACATTTATTGTGGTGTTTAATTTTCCAGGAGTAATATTTTTcacttaacataatattatggtttccATTTGTGATGAcggtttcaaaataattaatagaaaatttGGCAGAACAGCTTTTGAGTGCGTTTAAATGGATTTCTTGTCatcaattgaaataaattattattaagtacttGACTTATTATTGGTGCTGTTTCATGTTGTCACTTCTATTGTGAGCAGAAATAGATTTTAGATCACGATTAGccattttattgaagtgaaacttcttcggggttggaaaaatatttagtgtaacattttttcgttacgcgcgacatttttccgttacgtgccatctttttcttatccctaccaagcgtgattcgacgtatttctgtaaagttggatatagtaaattattttttgaaaaataagatcataaagaagtttcacttgttACGTGTGTAcctacactagtacacgcacacatttttatcttttttattataatatcaatacattaattactttggatttgaatattaaaattcaacgTACTTTAAGGTAGGCGACGTTGACAGCTAATAAGGAGGTTTCGTTATGTATATcatttgtttttatcacaTCTGCTATCCGTTTGTATGTTACGCCATCGATctggattaaaaaaataattaaactattacGTAATATATTAACGATAACTATATTTATGTGTAGTAAAATGCAATGGTTGAAAATAGAGCTCCTTATTCTAATTATTCTGCCTGGCGTTCCAATACTCAATGAAATATACAAATTCATCCgacaaaatataagtaatagaTATGCAAATAGCGATGTATAAGCAtacctatgataataatagtttaGTAGTAAAAAATCGCAATTTCTTCGAAACTAGATGgtgcttatattataaatttcgcATTTCGCACGAGAAGAAGCtaagatttaaataaactaaattgtTATGTACATTCAAGCTGGAAAAGACAATAACGTGTGACCTGTTTGactaatgttattataaaatgaaattttaccaatttatttataaattttgtcgCCGTTTCCGGATATTTAAATCCAACTTTATCGACCTGAACTCCAAATTCAGTTGATAAGAACGTATTTTTAAACTCATTTGTGTAGTTTACAAATATTCTgttgaataaaatgaaatcgATGTTTTTCAACTTTGTCAATGGTTCTTCGAGATCTTCATAACTTGTTTTTATCTGGAATAACAAATACGAATGTagtttcatgaaattatttacattagtttgatttgatttccataactttttagaaaaaattactttttagccgtatcttgaaattttaactTGAGGAACACATTCTTTATCAACAACATTGCaaacattaatataaatttaactgCAATACCAATAACTAAATAGTTATTcgttaaaatgttattttacctCACTTATCTTTTTATATCCTAGAGTGGGTAAAAGTTCATCTTTAACTCTTCCTTGAGCGAAGGCTGCTATCTTATAAAGAGAGAGACGTAGACTCAAAGTCGACACAACTGTGCTAGTGTTGAAATGTGATAGTAAATAATCCTGAAATAGGAAAAATCTACGTTAAACTCAATAAGAATAAGTTAGTAATTGAAGTCAGAACGTTGCAATGTTTAAGCGT
This window of the Colias croceus chromosome 5, ilColCroc2.1 genome carries:
- the LOC123691870 gene encoding serine protease inhibitor 3/4-like, with the translated sequence MCIFDGIRRKLAADYLLSHFNTSTVVSTLSLRLSLYKIAAFAQGRVKDELLPTLGYKKISEIKTSYEDLEEPLTKLKNIDFILFNRIFVNYTNEFKNTFLSTEFGVQVDKVGFKYPETATKFINKLIDGVTYKRIADVIKTNDIHNETSLLAVNVAYLKVTLEVPFDLRQTKYSKFRQYNGKISSVPMMRKTETVLYIDDDFNKIKVINMKLASAGISMTVVIPIDLQSLNDFLNNLDKPDFFRKIKRRMRFELVDVEIPRFKIKTAIDWMDSLKKIGLKTIFDKNTTGLDSILKETAQNHHIHLSRAKQKNFLQVDEMGVFRQPPQEELKPKPADQRFAMEAIADRPFFFCINLHYDRSDYLKVEDIFSGIYFGPE